A genomic window from Arthrobacter sp. FW305-BF8 includes:
- a CDS encoding ATP-dependent nuclease, translating to MRIKRVEIENFRCLDKVNVNFDKVTTLIGPNGAGKSSVLRALDWFFNGDKSAVLTPEDVFSGAEEQKIVVRVDFNDLTDSDREVLGEKYAPAAVDEFSVWRIWEDGKDKITGKALAFAPFEEVRAASGAGPKKAAYEKVVAEHSQLTFPKWTSLGAADATLDTWEREHPELLSPAQVSDTNFFGFAGQGRLSGLFDFVLITADLRASEEAQDTKTSVIGRIIEKTVDRSVADDELSTLNDELTSRHEEISERHFASQLRALSADLTAEVESFAPGRSIDVGSVQATFKPQVTRFNVKVDDHGTKTNIERQGHGFQRSLLIAALKLLAHRGAANRDASVIYMAIEEPELFQHPTQAKAFATVLRSLAEDKDSGIQVGYATHSPYFIEPTYFDQVRRVQRSADASVSPQVTVYEASMDAVVKELDTFLEESAVRSRLDNACLHELRDAMFASAVLVVEGTTDRAIIEGVAEANVALSSLGVEVAVANSKGQILLPAAILRLLGVPHFILFDADKDSGRRVRAKGKPEAAAIAQEQKDSKDNRTMLRFLGEPETDWPSGFCGTAAWAMEDMLETFVAAKWPQFEIVRQALVDAGRGADGKNAATYRIAARSAGSSPADLATIISQVSSMAV from the coding sequence GAAAACTTTCGTTGCCTGGACAAGGTCAACGTAAACTTTGACAAAGTAACAACCCTTATCGGACCCAATGGGGCCGGCAAGTCATCTGTTTTGCGGGCATTGGATTGGTTCTTCAACGGCGATAAGAGTGCCGTACTAACTCCGGAAGACGTCTTCTCTGGTGCCGAAGAACAGAAGATTGTCGTTCGAGTTGATTTCAATGATTTGACGGATAGCGACCGCGAGGTACTTGGTGAGAAGTATGCGCCAGCTGCGGTCGACGAGTTTTCTGTGTGGCGTATATGGGAAGACGGTAAGGACAAGATAACCGGGAAAGCGCTGGCTTTTGCCCCGTTTGAGGAGGTCAGGGCAGCATCCGGTGCGGGACCCAAAAAAGCGGCCTATGAAAAGGTTGTCGCGGAGCACAGCCAATTGACTTTTCCTAAGTGGACGAGCCTAGGTGCGGCCGATGCGACCCTGGATACGTGGGAAAGGGAGCATCCTGAACTACTTAGCCCAGCTCAGGTTTCCGATACCAACTTCTTCGGCTTTGCCGGCCAGGGACGTCTATCAGGACTCTTTGACTTCGTGCTCATAACAGCGGACCTCCGGGCCTCGGAGGAGGCTCAGGATACAAAGACGAGTGTCATCGGACGCATCATCGAGAAAACGGTTGATCGCTCCGTGGCTGACGATGAGCTCAGCACCCTTAACGACGAGCTAACGTCCCGCCACGAGGAGATCTCAGAGCGGCATTTCGCAAGCCAGCTTCGGGCTTTGTCGGCTGATCTCACCGCAGAAGTAGAATCATTTGCCCCCGGGCGATCTATTGATGTGGGGTCTGTCCAAGCGACGTTTAAGCCTCAAGTCACGCGATTCAACGTAAAGGTGGACGACCATGGCACCAAAACGAACATCGAGCGCCAAGGACATGGGTTTCAACGGTCATTGCTGATTGCTGCTTTGAAGCTCTTGGCACATCGCGGGGCCGCGAATAGGGATGCAAGCGTCATCTACATGGCGATCGAAGAACCTGAGCTATTCCAGCATCCGACCCAGGCAAAGGCGTTCGCGACTGTTTTACGAAGCCTTGCCGAAGATAAGGACTCGGGAATTCAGGTTGGTTATGCGACGCACAGTCCCTACTTCATCGAACCTACCTACTTTGATCAAGTTCGACGGGTACAGCGTTCTGCAGATGCTTCGGTCAGTCCTCAAGTCACTGTTTATGAGGCATCGATGGACGCAGTCGTGAAGGAGTTGGATACCTTTCTCGAAGAGAGCGCCGTAAGAAGCAGACTCGATAATGCCTGCCTGCATGAGCTACGAGATGCGATGTTCGCTTCCGCCGTTCTCGTAGTAGAGGGTACGACCGATCGCGCCATAATTGAGGGCGTCGCTGAAGCCAATGTGGCCTTATCGAGCCTTGGCGTGGAAGTAGCTGTTGCTAATTCCAAGGGACAGATACTGCTGCCAGCAGCTATCCTCCGCCTGCTTGGTGTCCCCCACTTCATTTTGTTCGATGCGGACAAGGATTCTGGACGGAGAGTCCGCGCCAAAGGGAAGCCTGAAGCAGCGGCCATAGCTCAAGAGCAAAAGGACTCCAAAGACAATCGAACAATGCTCCGCTTCCTCGGTGAACCGGAGACGGACTGGCCGAGCGGGTTTTGCGGTACTGCTGCCTGGGCAATGGAAGATATGCTTGAGACCTTTGTTGCTGCCAAATGGCCTCAGTTCGAGATTGTCAGACAGGCCCTAGTTGACGCGGGACGAGGAGCCGACGGCAAGAATGCTGCTACATACCGCATCGCCGCGAGGAGCGCAGGTTCTTCTCCAGCTGATCTCGCAACCATCATTTCTCAAGTATCAAGTATGGCCGTCTAG
- a CDS encoding tyrosine-type recombinase/integrase: MVQNQTKAPTVAAVIQEHIDLLVRPSVGTVQTYQSTLKLHIADVIGHIPVDKLDYRHMTYWIKSMQAKGRSPKTIKNNHGLIFAAMETAVMLRYRKDNPCRGVQLPSGEKAEDEARFLTHAEFGLILEGMGERYKAFTEFLVMTGTRFGEATAVTVADVDLMSKPATMRINKAWKRGKGSEYYIGATKTGAGKFAVLGALLSGAGCGNMH; encoded by the coding sequence ATGGTTCAGAACCAGACCAAGGCGCCGACGGTCGCCGCAGTCATCCAGGAGCACATCGATCTGTTGGTGCGCCCCTCCGTCGGAACGGTCCAGACGTACCAATCGACGTTGAAGCTGCATATCGCCGACGTCATAGGGCACATTCCGGTCGACAAGCTCGATTACCGGCATATGACGTACTGGATCAAGTCGATGCAGGCCAAGGGCAGGTCGCCCAAGACCATCAAGAACAACCATGGTTTGATCTTCGCCGCCATGGAAACCGCCGTCATGCTGCGCTACCGGAAGGACAATCCGTGCCGGGGCGTCCAGCTTCCGTCTGGCGAGAAAGCAGAGGATGAAGCCCGGTTCCTGACGCATGCCGAATTTGGGCTCATCCTCGAGGGCATGGGGGAGCGGTACAAGGCTTTCACTGAGTTCCTGGTCATGACTGGGACCCGCTTCGGCGAAGCAACTGCGGTTACCGTAGCCGACGTCGATCTCATGTCCAAGCCGGCAACCATGCGGATCAACAAGGCGTGGAAGCGCGGGAAAGGTTCGGAGTACTACATCGGCGCCACAAAGACGGGCGCAGGGAAGTTCGCAGTACTTGGAGCGCTCCTGTCCGGTGCCGGTTGCGGAAACATGCATTAG
- a CDS encoding DUF202 domain-containing protein, whose product MPSSKPKHGDAGLQPERTDLAWGRTTLSLVVAAAIFLRWMPHHGWFTGTLVTAAAVTALAINLTHKRRFHRAIRGIQQERMTPDIASTAAVAGSVIVLAALGIYTVLFLPLT is encoded by the coding sequence ATGCCCAGCAGCAAGCCGAAGCACGGCGACGCCGGCCTCCAGCCCGAACGCACTGATCTGGCCTGGGGCCGCACCACCTTATCTCTGGTAGTCGCCGCGGCCATCTTCCTCCGCTGGATGCCCCACCACGGCTGGTTCACCGGCACCCTGGTAACCGCTGCCGCCGTCACCGCCCTGGCCATCAACCTCACCCACAAGCGCCGCTTCCATCGCGCCATCCGCGGCATCCAACAGGAAAGGATGACCCCGGACATTGCATCAACAGCAGCAGTGGCCGGCAGTGTCATCGTCCTCGCAGCACTGGGAATATACACCGTACTCTTCCTGCCCCTCACCTAA
- a CDS encoding YidH family protein has protein sequence MADARIRNGGPEGFSARILGGGTEPDPRFTLANERTFLAWIRTSLALLAGGVAVEAYMADLFGPELRKTLAVLLLLLALAIGAGSFFRWLNIERAMRRKNPLPLPWIAPILAAGGALIAAAMVVFVLARPA, from the coding sequence ATGGCTGATGCACGAATCCGCAACGGCGGACCGGAGGGCTTCTCCGCCCGGATCCTCGGCGGCGGAACTGAGCCGGACCCGCGCTTCACCCTCGCCAACGAGCGCACCTTCCTCGCCTGGATCCGCACCTCGCTGGCCCTGCTCGCCGGCGGCGTCGCCGTCGAAGCCTACATGGCCGATCTCTTCGGCCCGGAACTGCGCAAAACCCTCGCCGTGCTCCTGCTCCTCCTCGCCCTCGCCATCGGCGCAGGGTCATTCTTCCGCTGGCTAAACATCGAACGCGCCATGCGACGCAAGAACCCGCTGCCGCTGCCCTGGATCGCTCCCATCCTCGCCGCCGGCGGCGCCCTCATCGCAGCCGCCATGGTCGTCTTCGTCCTCGCCCGTCCCGCCTGA
- a CDS encoding formylglycine-generating enzyme family protein, with the protein MNLPITGSTTKDSSGGGVLTTGQVKGCCAPSRQTHLPEPAHDGTAHSSRRAGQKLHHDIEIPGGTFSMGDAFGEGYPADGETPVHKVRLDGFRIDATAVTNSMFGAFVQATGYRTEAEQYCSSAVFHLLSTASSAAILGAAAGAPWWLDIRGADWAHPTGPNSTWHDTPDHPVVHISHNDALAYCDWAGRRLPSEAQWEYAARGGLAGMRYAWGNELTPDGEHRCNIWQGTFPTTNTRDDGHLGTAPVRSFPPNGYGLYEMAGNVWEWCADWFLPKYYRNSPADNPQGPTIGAGRVMRGGSYLCHDSYCNRYRVAARTSNTPESSSGNLGFRTIVFT; encoded by the coding sequence ATGAACCTGCCAATCACTGGTTCCACAACAAAAGATTCATCTGGTGGCGGAGTCCTCACCACCGGCCAGGTGAAGGGATGTTGCGCGCCCTCCCGTCAGACGCACCTGCCGGAGCCCGCCCACGACGGAACCGCCCACAGCAGCCGCCGGGCCGGGCAGAAACTACATCACGACATTGAAATCCCCGGGGGAACATTCAGCATGGGGGACGCGTTCGGGGAAGGGTACCCGGCCGACGGGGAGACTCCGGTGCACAAAGTGCGGCTGGATGGGTTCCGGATCGATGCGACAGCGGTGACAAACAGCATGTTCGGAGCGTTTGTTCAAGCTACGGGCTACCGGACCGAGGCTGAGCAGTACTGTTCTTCAGCGGTGTTCCACCTACTGTCTACCGCGAGCAGCGCAGCCATCCTGGGCGCTGCGGCCGGGGCGCCATGGTGGCTGGACATCAGGGGCGCGGACTGGGCCCATCCGACCGGGCCGAACTCCACTTGGCACGACACCCCGGACCACCCCGTGGTGCATATCTCCCACAACGACGCCCTCGCCTACTGTGACTGGGCAGGGCGGCGACTGCCAAGCGAAGCCCAATGGGAATACGCCGCCCGCGGCGGCCTGGCCGGGATGCGCTACGCCTGGGGCAACGAGCTCACCCCCGACGGGGAACACCGCTGCAACATCTGGCAAGGGACCTTCCCCACCACCAACACCCGCGACGACGGCCACCTCGGCACCGCCCCCGTTAGGAGTTTCCCGCCCAACGGGTACGGCCTCTATGAAATGGCGGGCAACGTCTGGGAATGGTGCGCCGACTGGTTCCTGCCCAAGTACTACCGCAACTCCCCTGCCGACAATCCCCAAGGACCCACCATCGGCGCCGGACGGGTCATGCGCGGCGGCTCCTACCTCTGCCACGACTCCTACTGCAACCGGTACCGCGTCGCAGCACGCACCTCCAACACGCCCGAATCCTCCTCCGGCAACCTCGGCTTCCGCACCATAGTCTTCACCTAA